The sequence AACCGCTGGGCGCGGCCGAGCGTACGGCCTTCACGGCGGCACGCAGGACAGGAGCGCCATAGCGCCGCCAAAGCTCACCCCAGTGCCCGATTTTTCCGAACACCGCGAAGATCGCACCGAACACCAGCCACTGGTAGAGCCAAGAGGCCGTCCCGCCCACACGGCTGACCTGGCCATGATCGCCGTACACCCAGGAATCCGGCGCCAGCACGACCCACGGCCACTGCCAGAAGTCGCCGAGGTAGCCGTTCCACAGGAGAGAGCAGAGCAGCCATCCGCACAGCAGCGCGATCGCCGCTCCAGACAGCAATTGCCGTGTGGGGGTCTCTTGGGGCTCCACCTGCGGTCGCGGGCGGTAGTGAAACCGCCAGATTCCTGGGGCCGCCTGCGGCCTGGGGGCCCGCAGCCACGCCAGGAAAGCCGCTCCGTCTGGCCTCGGTGGCACGTTGGGCACGGGGGGCACCATCCCCGGCGGTGCCGTCGGCCGTGGTACCGGGGGTGTGGGCGTCTCGCGTGCGTCCCGTGTGCCGTCGGTGTCCATCGACCCTGCCCCCTGACCAGCCGTTCCGTCCGCCATCGTGTCCCCGTCGCGTCCACTGTCAGCGAGCCAATCTAACGCCCCGGCAAGGGGAGTTCACCGCTTACGCGGCCGAAGCGGGAAAGGCCCGTCCGAGCGGGCTATGTCCACCGCGGACAAGGGAGCGCGCCGACAACGCCCACATGGAGCATGCCCACCCCCCGGAACCGGTCTTAGCCTGCGAGAAAAGAAGGTATGCGTCCGTAAACGCACCGCCCGGAACCGCCCGGGACCGCCCGGTACGCAAGATCATCAGGGAGCCCCCATGACCGCACTTCCGCAGGAGCGCCGCGTCGTCACCGCCATCCCCGGCCCGAAGTCGCAGGAGCTTCAGGCCCGCCGTACCGCCGTGGTCGCCCAGGGCGTGGGCTCCACGCTGCCGGTCTTCGTCACCCGCGCCGGCGGCGGCGTCATCGAGGACGTGGACGGCAACAGCCTCATCGACTTCGGTTCCGGTATCGCCGTGACCTCCGTCGGCGCCTCCGCCGAGGCCGTGGTGCGCCGCGCGAGCGCCCAGCTCGCCGACTTCACCCACACCTGTTTCATGGTCACCCCGTACGAGGGCTACGTCGCGGTCGCGGAGGCGCTCGCCGAGCTGACCCCGGGCGACCACGCCAAGAAGTCCGCGCTGTTCAACTCCGGCGCCGAGGCCGTCGAGAACGCCGTCAAGATCGCGCGTGCGTACACCAAGCGGCAGGCCGTCGTCGTGTTCGACCACGGCTACCACGGCCGCACCAACCTGACCATGGCGCTGACCGCGAAGAACATGCCGTACAAGCACGGCTTCGGTCCGTTCGCCCCGGAGGTCTACCGCGTGCCGGTGGCGTACGGCTACCGCTGGCCGACCGGCTCGGAGAACGCGGGCCCGGAGGCCGCCAAGCAGGCCATCGAGCAGATCACCAAGCAGGTCGGCCCGGACAACGTCGCCGCGATCATCATCGAGCCGGTGCTGGGCGAGGGCGGCTTCATCGAGCCCGCCAAGGGCTTCCTGCCCGCGATCCGCCAGTTCGCCGCCGACAACGGGATCGTCTTCGTCGCGGACGAGATCCAGTCCGGTTTCTGCCGGACCGGGCAGTGGTTCGCGTGCGAGGACGAGGGGATCGTCCCGGACCTGATCACGACCGCCAAGGGCATCGCCGGCGGTCTGCCGCTGGCCGCGGTGACCGGGCGCGCGGAGATCATGGACGCCGCGCACGCCGGCGGTCTCGGTGGCACCTACGGCGGCAACCCCGTCGCCTGCGCCGGTGCGCTCGGCGCCATCGAGACGATGAAGGAGCTGGACCTCAACGGCAGGGCCAAGCGCATCGAGGAGGTCATGAAGGGCCGCCTCACCGCCATGGCCGAGAAGTTCGACATCATCGGCGACGTGCGCGGCCGCGGCGCGATGATCGCCATCGAGCTGGTCAAGGACCGGGCCACCAAGGAGCCGAACCCGGAGGCCACCGCCGCGCTCGCCAAGGCCTGCCACGCCGAGGGCCTGCTGGTCCTGACCTGTGGCACCTACGGCAACGTGCTCCGCTTCCTGCCTCCGCTGGTCATCGGCGAGGACCTGCTGAACGAGGGTCTGGACATCATCGAGCAGGCGTTCGCGCGCGTCTGAGCCCGCGCGCCGGACCGACAGGTCCGTACCTGTGAAGGTGCCTGCGGCAGGCCGTGTGAAGAACGTGTGCGGGGTGGATGACGGGAAGGGGATCCGTCTGCCCAACCGCCCCGGCCTGCCGTAGGTTCTGTCCGGATGAGAGATACACCCCGTCCACGGGGGACCGTGGACGGATCCGGGACGAGGCCTCCCCAGCTTCGATCCGGTCGTGCCCTCGCGCACACAACCGGCGCCTCGCGGCTCCGGGATCTCCTCACCGATCGGACGGTCGCCGCCCCAAACCCCCCGGGGCGCGCGGCATTCCGGTCCGGACGGCCGCCTCGGAACCACCCCCCCTGTTCCGGGGCGGCCGACCTCCTTCCCGGCCCTCCACGAGCGGACCGCAGGCCTGCCGCGAGCGTGGACCTGCGAAGCTGGGCGCATGCTTCTCCTGGTCCTCCCGGTGGTCGTCCTCGCCGTTCTCACCTGGCAGGTCGTCACCGACGGGCCGCTGCTGCGGCCGGACGCGGAGGTGAGCCGGGCCCTGGTCCATCCGGACGGCTTCTCCCAGTTCCTCTCCGACCTCGGCAACATCCAGGTCGCCGTCCCGGTGCTGGTCCTCGCGCTCGCCGCCGCCCTGTGGCGCGGCCGGGCCGAAGGCGTCCCGCGCTGGTGGCTGCCGCCGCTGACCGCCGCCGCGCTGATGGCGCTGGTCCCGGCGGTCGTCGTACCGCTGAAGGAGTGGACCGACCGGCCGGGGACACCGGCGGTGCCCCCGGCGACGGGCTACTTCCCGTCCGGCCATACGGCGACGGCGGTGGTCGCCTACGGCTCGGCGGCCCTGCTCCTGCTCCCCCGGCTCCGCTCCCCCGCCGCCCGCCGCGCACTGGCGGCCGGCTGCGGGGTCCTGGTCCTCGGGGTGTCCTACGGCCTGGTCCGCCACGGCTACCACTGGCCGCTGGACGTGGTGGCCGGCTGGTGCGCGGGCGCCGTGCCGCTGGCCGTCCTCGCCCGGGTGGTCAGCCGAAGTACGCGTCGAAGTTCTTCTGGAACTCCCAGTTCGCGTAGCGGTCTATCTCGCGACCATGCGGTTCATCGTCGACAAGGCACTTGACCTGCCCAAACCCTGTTTGGTGGCATGCATGTGTGTGCGTGTGTACGCACGCGACGGCAAGATATTTTCCCGCTTGTTTCCCAGTGGCACACTGGGCGCAGGTGACGACCTAAAGCGCCGGGCCCGACACCCAAGGGAACGCCGTCCTCAGAGGCGATGGGATGTCGGGCCCGGCTTTCACCGAGTGCGCGCAGACTTGCACTTCGCTCACTCGTTCGAGTGAATGTACCGCGCATGCAGCCAGCACAGTCACTCGGGACCACCGCAAGAGCGCGGGGACACGCGCTCGCGCAGTGGATCCATCGGCGCCGACGGAAACCTGAACCCCGCGGAGCCGAACTCTGTTCATCTGTCAACGGCCCACCAACGCCCGGATACCCACTGGATATATCCAGCAAGCGGAGCACTCCGTAGCGTCTGATCCCTATCCAAGATCGACTAGGGGTTCGGGTGCCAGAAGCCCGCTACCGACGGATCGCCAGCGAGATCCGCCGCCGCATCGCCGCCGGGGAATGGCGCTCCGGGGAGCCCCTACCCTCCCGCACCGAGCTGGCTACAGAGCTGGGCGTGCATCCTCAGACAGTCCGCCTCGCCTACGTCTCACTCCGGCGTGCCGGCGTACTCGAAGGCGAGGAGCGCAAAGCTGTCTACGTGGCACATCCTCCTGCCATGCGCACTCTCACCGACCCTGATGCACCCTGGCCGCACAACGTCGAGACGACCGACGTCAGACCGCGTCCAGCGACCGCCGAACTTGCGAACCGCCTCGGAGTCCGTCCGGGGATCATGCTTCGACATGCAACCGTGGAATGCCTCGACCCAGGCGGCAGGTCGGCGATGCTCATCGCCTCCTGGTGGAGGGGTCACCGTCGACCGCACGCCTCGTACACTGCGGAGTTGGGCTGCGTTGAGCTGCCAGAGGATCAGGCGCATGCTCTGGGCCTGCTGGTGGACACCGTTGCGTACCGCGTGGTGCGAACTCGTCTCGACCAAGATGGCCGCCCCCTGGAGACTGCTGATCTCGTCTTACCCATGGATCGCTGGCTGGTCCGGTTGGCGCCGACACAGCCACGAGTACATGCCAGCGACGTATCCGCCGTGACACATGACTGATAGTCAATCGCTAAACGGCCGATATGGGAAGCGTGAAGCCTGCATTTATCTACACCGACCTCCTGATCGAGGAGTGAATGTAACTGAAGGTTCATACATGGCCAGAACAATTTTCCCTTGAGCGGAACTTATCGGACAGCTCGCCCTGCCCGCTGTCAGACCCCGCGGCTACGCTGACCGCCATGTCCACGACTCCCCCACCGGAAGGTGCGCCGCGGCCGGCCGAGATTGTGCAGGCGGAGATCCGCGCGCTGATGCAGGAGACGGGCGGCTGGCTGTGGGGGCCGACCCGGGCCCGGTACGAGCAGCTGCGAGACGAGTGGGTGGCGACGGTCCGCGGGGACGTGGCGACCGCCGCGTAGGATCCGCACTCGTGAGCGACATCGACTTCCCCGCCGACCTGATCAGCCTGGAGACCGCAGCCTGGGAGGCGGCGCAGCGGGGTGAGCTCACCGCCGAGCAGGCTGCCGAGGTGCAGGCCGGGATCACCGCGCACGCCGAGGCGACGGGGCTGGACCGGTACACGGTGGAGATGGAGCTCAAGAAGCTCGTCCGGCACGCGGGCTCGGGCGTCTGACAGCAGACCGCCCCGGCTGCATCACGGCCGGGGCGGCACCAGCACCAGAGCATGGGCTGATAGATACGACCAGCCTACGACCCGCCACCGACAACGGGGCCGCGCGTGGACATCACGTACAGGCCAGGCTGCGCCTCAGGCATACGGGCGGCGAGCACCTGGAAGGACTGGCCCGGGAAGTCGTACTCCTCGGCAAGGCTGCCGGTCTCGGTGACCCAGCGGCGGGCGATGACTCGCTCCTTGCGGGCCAGCTGCTTCAGTGCGCGATCGCGGTTCGGGTGCGGGCGATATCCCATGACCCCTCCTTCGTCGCCGCCAGGATGGCAGACGCTCACGCCTCCTCGGGCCAGGCCGTCAAGGTCTCGCCGGTCTCATCGTCAGTGAGGACGATGCGCGCGCCGGGCCTGCCCCAGTCGCCGATCCAGCGCTTGAATTTCCGCCGGGCGGTCGCCTCGGCATCCCACCAGCCATGCTGGACCGGCCGGCCGCCGACGGTGAGCAGCAGATGGTAGCGGCCGGGGCTCGGGTTGCTCGTCACGACCATCATCCTATTATCGAACACGTGAACGATCTGCCGCCTGACCTGCCCCGTCTCCGCACCCTGGAGACGTGGCTCGCCGTGAGCCTCGACCGGGTCCGGCAGCAGATCGCGGCGGCCGAGCGGCAGCAGCAGGAGCAGCAGCGCGGCGAGCAGGCCCGGCCGCCGGCCCCGGACTGGCTGCTGGAACTGGGCATCGGCCGGGACACGCCCGCCGTGTACGTCCACGAGGGTGGCTGCTGGAATGCGGGCAAGCGGTCGAAGGGTGTCGACCGCAGCACCGCGCTCCGGGCCCTCGTCGAAGGCGTCGCAGCCTGTCCGCATTGCCGGCCGGACTCGGCGCTCGGCTACCTGGAGGGATGACAGCCGCGAAGCCTCCCGTGGGGAGCCGGGAGGTGCGGCGGGCCCCGCCGTCCGCGGCAGACGGCAGGGCCCGAGAGGGGAGCCACCTGGGGGCTGGGGGCGTCCCGTGCGGACCACCATGCATCACAAACAAGCCAGAGCGAAAGAGATCGGCCACGGGAATCTGCTGCACACGACAGCGCCCGCCTCGACGGGGGGGGCGAGGCGGGCGCCGTCGCCACTGTGGCACGGGGGTGTCCGCTGAAGTCACCGAAACGCCTGCGGGTTACCGCAGATAGCGGCACATTA comes from Streptomyces sp. SCL15-4 and encodes:
- a CDS encoding GntR family transcriptional regulator, which translates into the protein MPEARYRRIASEIRRRIAAGEWRSGEPLPSRTELATELGVHPQTVRLAYVSLRRAGVLEGEERKAVYVAHPPAMRTLTDPDAPWPHNVETTDVRPRPATAELANRLGVRPGIMLRHATVECLDPGGRSAMLIASWWRGHRRPHASYTAELGCVELPEDQAHALGLLVDTVAYRVVRTRLDQDGRPLETADLVLPMDRWLVRLAPTQPRVHASDVSAVTHD
- a CDS encoding DUF6233 domain-containing protein; this encodes MNDLPPDLPRLRTLETWLAVSLDRVRQQIAAAERQQQEQQRGEQARPPAPDWLLELGIGRDTPAVYVHEGGCWNAGKRSKGVDRSTALRALVEGVAACPHCRPDSALGYLEG
- a CDS encoding phosphatase PAP2 family protein translates to MLLLVLPVVVLAVLTWQVVTDGPLLRPDAEVSRALVHPDGFSQFLSDLGNIQVAVPVLVLALAAALWRGRAEGVPRWWLPPLTAAALMALVPAVVVPLKEWTDRPGTPAVPPATGYFPSGHTATAVVAYGSAALLLLPRLRSPAARRALAAGCGVLVLGVSYGLVRHGYHWPLDVVAGWCAGAVPLAVLARVVSRSTRRSSSGTPSSRSGLSRDHAVHRRQGT
- the gabT gene encoding 4-aminobutyrate--2-oxoglutarate transaminase, giving the protein MTALPQERRVVTAIPGPKSQELQARRTAVVAQGVGSTLPVFVTRAGGGVIEDVDGNSLIDFGSGIAVTSVGASAEAVVRRASAQLADFTHTCFMVTPYEGYVAVAEALAELTPGDHAKKSALFNSGAEAVENAVKIARAYTKRQAVVVFDHGYHGRTNLTMALTAKNMPYKHGFGPFAPEVYRVPVAYGYRWPTGSENAGPEAAKQAIEQITKQVGPDNVAAIIIEPVLGEGGFIEPAKGFLPAIRQFAADNGIVFVADEIQSGFCRTGQWFACEDEGIVPDLITTAKGIAGGLPLAAVTGRAEIMDAAHAGGLGGTYGGNPVACAGALGAIETMKELDLNGRAKRIEEVMKGRLTAMAEKFDIIGDVRGRGAMIAIELVKDRATKEPNPEATAALAKACHAEGLLVLTCGTYGNVLRFLPPLVIGEDLLNEGLDIIEQAFARV